Proteins found in one Micromonospora sp. WMMD1082 genomic segment:
- a CDS encoding adenylate/guanylate cyclase domain-containing protein gives MEGVIAAQCDRCGRTAADGDRFCGGCGAELGAVCPHCLRPLAPDVAFCTSCGAPRAGTDRPANLVQEDRRRVSVLFVDLIDFTPYAERADPELVRGMQNGFFSAARRVVGQYGGVVEKYIGDAVMALFGAPVATETDALRCVRAGLELQRVLTRFTPTGTDGLRFRVGVATGEALVDVAAARDGGQAIVAGDVVNTASRLQSVAPPGGVLVDGATHALTRDTIRYEEQPPVTLRGRSAPTEVWLALSAVRQQPTDREPDTTPLIDREHELGMLVNALHRSLRDRRPQVVTVFGRAGIGKSRLVRELHRHTGRLVDEPLTWRIGRCPPFGENVTFAALADIVKAETGILDTDPAASAAQRLAAAVGELVGAGERGRVTDALRPLVGLPGTPLPAEEAESAWRRFLLALAARRPTVLVFEDLHWADDAMLRFVELLGAAARDVPLLLLCTARPELIDRDPSWAGTITGSVTITLPPLRDTGIAALYAHMFGQAAFSADLLTPLIEVAGGNPLYAHEYVRMLIEQGALRQSGRGWSLEKHLHLPMPESVHAVIANRVDLLDAKDRAVLLAAAVVGVQFWPGAVAAAVGQPVESVERALRRLEQRDFVHEQAASTMAGQPEYRFRHVLVRDVCYQRLPRTERVARHERTADWLDTLSQSRDTDLAEVLAHHRWAAHEIARSLGMETRRYAGPARAALHRAARRAYALHGLDAAASHAGRALGLADDSDPVGRLQLELLSTEISFYRDGNAFLSGGGPEQVQTLADRLLAYGDEACAARAWTLLGQAAWLRADRRAALACLDRAVRLFDPLPDSAQKADAFAELGRLHMLNYERDPAVAAADTAAEIGERLGLTETRTNARITAATARYQAGDRAGLDDLYAIVEFSQAGQLLALPRATQNLAYAVREEGDWLRSDALLSAAPARTASGQTLTTSYSGEAMRAWFEGDFDRLLAAAEAFVHTPTGSWDMQVRGLRSCLLVLRGQPVPPADPVAAAEPPSPPDLPSPSDDPETTTAPDTTAVAAPLRDPAEAAPLPRDDVAAALDIARRSGFHRVHWTMLAMGALCRAVQGRTDEAAALVDELAEAWTAVPALASGEWISAAGWAATLAGRKPAARVRAMLDQVGHRTPWSEAALRTVTGALAGADGDHRHAAELHLAAAEIYAGIPDLTDRMLALTFAVRELESAGDRAAAEAPLAELRAFAHRNSAPGLLALAHPPARATQTLAS, from the coding sequence GTGGAGGGTGTCATCGCCGCGCAGTGTGACCGCTGTGGACGTACCGCCGCCGACGGCGACCGCTTCTGCGGTGGCTGCGGTGCGGAGCTCGGTGCCGTCTGCCCGCACTGCCTGCGCCCGCTCGCGCCCGACGTGGCCTTCTGCACCTCCTGCGGCGCGCCCCGGGCCGGCACCGACCGCCCGGCGAACCTCGTGCAGGAGGACCGCCGCCGCGTCAGCGTGCTCTTCGTCGACCTGATCGACTTCACCCCGTACGCCGAACGGGCCGATCCGGAGCTGGTACGCGGCATGCAGAACGGCTTCTTCTCCGCCGCCCGCCGGGTGGTCGGCCAGTACGGCGGGGTGGTGGAGAAGTACATCGGCGACGCGGTGATGGCCCTGTTCGGCGCGCCGGTGGCCACCGAGACCGACGCGTTGCGGTGCGTGCGGGCCGGGCTGGAGCTGCAACGGGTACTGACCCGGTTCACCCCCACCGGCACCGACGGGCTGCGCTTCCGGGTCGGGGTGGCCACCGGGGAGGCGCTGGTCGACGTGGCCGCCGCCCGCGACGGCGGGCAGGCGATCGTCGCCGGGGACGTGGTCAACACCGCCTCCCGGTTGCAGTCCGTGGCCCCGCCCGGCGGGGTGCTGGTCGACGGCGCCACGCACGCGCTGACCCGGGATACCATCCGCTACGAGGAGCAACCCCCGGTCACCCTGCGCGGTCGCTCGGCGCCGACGGAGGTGTGGCTGGCCCTGTCCGCGGTACGCCAGCAGCCCACCGACCGGGAGCCGGACACCACGCCGCTGATCGACCGCGAACACGAGCTGGGCATGCTGGTCAACGCCCTGCACCGCAGCCTGCGCGACCGCCGGCCCCAGGTGGTGACCGTCTTCGGCCGGGCCGGCATCGGCAAGAGCCGGCTGGTCCGTGAGCTGCACCGGCACACCGGCCGGCTGGTGGACGAGCCGCTGACCTGGCGGATCGGGCGGTGCCCGCCGTTCGGCGAGAACGTCACGTTCGCCGCGCTGGCCGACATCGTCAAGGCCGAGACGGGCATCCTCGACACCGATCCGGCCGCCAGCGCCGCGCAGCGGCTCGCCGCGGCCGTCGGCGAACTGGTCGGCGCCGGTGAGCGGGGCCGGGTGACCGATGCGCTGCGCCCGCTGGTCGGCCTGCCCGGCACGCCGCTGCCGGCCGAGGAGGCGGAGTCGGCGTGGCGTCGGTTCCTGCTGGCTCTCGCCGCCCGCCGCCCCACCGTGCTGGTCTTCGAGGACCTGCACTGGGCCGACGACGCGATGCTGCGCTTCGTGGAGCTGCTCGGTGCGGCGGCCCGGGACGTACCGCTGCTGCTGCTCTGCACCGCCCGCCCCGAGTTGATCGACCGGGATCCGAGCTGGGCGGGGACCATCACCGGCTCGGTGACCATCACCCTGCCGCCGCTGCGGGACACCGGCATCGCCGCGCTGTACGCGCACATGTTCGGCCAGGCCGCGTTCTCCGCCGACCTGCTGACCCCGCTGATCGAGGTGGCCGGCGGCAACCCGCTCTACGCCCACGAGTACGTCCGGATGCTGATCGAGCAGGGCGCGCTGCGGCAGTCCGGGCGCGGTTGGTCGCTGGAGAAGCATCTGCATCTGCCGATGCCGGAGAGCGTGCACGCGGTCATCGCCAACCGGGTCGACCTGCTCGACGCCAAGGACCGGGCGGTGCTGCTGGCCGCGGCGGTGGTCGGGGTGCAGTTCTGGCCCGGTGCGGTGGCCGCCGCCGTCGGGCAGCCGGTCGAGTCCGTCGAGCGCGCCCTGCGCCGGCTGGAGCAGCGGGACTTCGTCCACGAGCAGGCCGCTTCCACGATGGCCGGCCAGCCGGAGTACCGCTTCCGGCACGTGCTGGTGCGCGACGTCTGCTACCAGCGGCTGCCGCGTACCGAGCGGGTGGCCCGGCACGAGCGGACGGCCGACTGGCTGGACACGCTGTCGCAGAGCCGGGACACCGACCTGGCCGAGGTGCTGGCCCACCACCGCTGGGCGGCGCACGAGATCGCCCGCTCGCTGGGCATGGAGACCCGCCGCTACGCCGGGCCGGCACGGGCCGCGCTGCACCGGGCGGCCCGCCGGGCGTACGCGCTGCACGGGCTGGACGCCGCCGCCAGTCACGCCGGCCGGGCGCTCGGCCTGGCCGACGACTCCGACCCGGTGGGCCGGCTGCAACTGGAGCTGCTCAGCACCGAGATCTCGTTCTACCGCGACGGCAACGCCTTCCTCTCCGGGGGCGGCCCGGAGCAGGTGCAGACGCTGGCCGACCGGCTCCTCGCGTACGGCGACGAGGCGTGCGCGGCGCGGGCCTGGACGCTGCTCGGCCAGGCGGCGTGGCTGCGGGCCGACCGGCGGGCCGCGCTGGCCTGTCTGGACCGGGCGGTACGCCTGTTCGACCCGCTGCCGGACAGCGCGCAGAAGGCCGACGCCTTCGCCGAGCTGGGCCGGCTGCACATGCTCAACTACGAGCGGGATCCGGCGGTGGCGGCGGCCGACACGGCGGCGGAGATCGGCGAGCGGCTCGGGCTGACCGAGACGCGCACCAACGCCCGGATCACCGCGGCCACCGCCCGCTACCAGGCCGGGGATCGGGCCGGGCTCGACGACTTGTACGCGATCGTCGAGTTCAGCCAGGCCGGTCAGCTGCTCGCGCTGCCCCGGGCCACCCAGAACCTCGCCTACGCGGTGCGGGAGGAGGGCGACTGGCTGCGCTCCGACGCCCTGCTCTCGGCGGCACCGGCCCGCACCGCGAGCGGACAGACGCTGACCACCAGCTACTCCGGGGAGGCGATGCGAGCCTGGTTCGAGGGAGACTTCGACCGGCTGCTCGCGGCCGCCGAGGCGTTCGTGCACACCCCCACCGGCAGCTGGGACATGCAGGTACGCGGCCTGCGGTCGTGCCTGCTGGTGCTGCGCGGCCAGCCGGTGCCGCCGGCCGACCCGGTCGCCGCTGCGGAGCCACCCTCCCCGCCCGACCTGCCCTCCCCTTCGGACGATCCGGAGACCACCACCGCACCCGACACGACGGCGGTCGCCGCCCCACTCCGTGACCCGGCCGAGGCCGCCCCACTCCCCCGCGACGACGTGGCCGCCGCGTTGGACATCGCCCGGCGCAGCGGCTTCCACCGGGTGCACTGGACGATGCTGGCGATGGGCGCGCTGTGCCGGGCGGTGCAGGGGCGCACCGACGAGGCCGCCGCGCTGGTCGACGAGTTGGCCGAGGCGTGGACGGCGGTGCCGGCGCTGGCCAGTGGCGAGTGGATCTCCGCAGCCGGGTGGGCGGCCACCCTCGCCGGGCGCAAGCCAGCGGCCCGGGTACGCGCCATGCTGGACCAGGTCGGCCACCGTACGCCCTGGTCGGAGGCGGCGCTGCGGACCGTGACCGGCGCGCTGGCCGGCGCCGACGGCGACCACCGGCACGCCGCCGAGCTGCACCTCGCCGCCGCCGAGATCTACGCCGGGATCCCCGACCTCACCGACCGGATGCTGGCGCTGACCTTCGCCGTACGGGAGCTGGAGTCGGCCGGAGACCGGGCAGCGGCCGAGGCACCGCTGGCCGAACTGCGCGCCTTCGCCCACCGCAACAGCGCCCCGGGCCTGCTCGCCCTGGCCCACCCGCCCGCCCGCGCCACCCAAACCCTGGCCTCCTGA
- a CDS encoding Crp/Fnr family transcriptional regulator: MEMRLPEPGDALTGVDMFAGLEPEVRQRVVAAAVPRTYRKGQLLFVENDPGESLIILRRGAVAVFRTAPTGERAILTVMRPPDVLGEVSLLDASTRSTSAEAIEDTAALALSRPAFMELVHSNARILDAVMRSLGALIRRLTEQNADHVFLDLPGRVAKTLVRLAGESQAPMITIELNQSQLAEMAGGSRQSVNQAIGSFANRGWLRTEGRRIVVTDVPALRRRAGMNER; the protein is encoded by the coding sequence GTGGAGATGCGCCTGCCGGAGCCGGGCGACGCGCTCACGGGTGTGGACATGTTCGCCGGGTTGGAGCCGGAGGTGCGTCAGCGGGTGGTCGCCGCCGCGGTGCCCCGGACGTATCGCAAGGGTCAGCTGCTGTTCGTGGAGAACGACCCGGGCGAGTCGCTGATCATCCTGCGGCGGGGGGCCGTGGCCGTGTTCCGGACCGCGCCCACCGGCGAACGGGCGATCCTGACCGTGATGCGTCCGCCGGACGTGCTCGGCGAGGTCTCCCTGCTGGACGCCTCGACCCGGTCGACCTCGGCCGAGGCGATCGAGGACACTGCGGCGCTGGCCCTGTCCCGGCCGGCGTTCATGGAGCTGGTGCACTCGAACGCGCGCATCCTCGACGCGGTGATGCGGTCCCTGGGTGCGCTCATCCGCAGGCTGACCGAGCAGAACGCCGACCACGTCTTCCTCGACCTGCCCGGCCGGGTGGCCAAGACGCTGGTCCGGCTGGCCGGCGAGAGCCAGGCGCCGATGATCACCATCGAGCTGAACCAGAGCCAGCTCGCCGAGATGGCCGGCGGCTCCCGGCAGAGCGTCAACCAGGCCATCGGGTCGTTCGCCAACCGGGGCTGGCTGCGTACCGAGGGCCGGCGGATCGTCGTCACCGACGTGCCCGCGCTGCGCCGCCGGGCGGGCATGAACGAGCGCTGA
- a CDS encoding polyadenylate-specific 3'-exoribonuclease AS — protein sequence MVYRYFYDCEFIEDGRTVELVSIGVVDEHGREFYAVSTEFDASRAVPWVRRHVLDKLPSPADRSWRSRERIRDELYEFLVAPVRDRPGEELELWAWYAAYDHVALAQLWGAMPALPREIPRYTKDLRQLWDDRGRPRLPNAAAARHDALVDARHNLARWRAMTSA from the coding sequence ATGGTCTACCGCTACTTCTACGACTGCGAGTTCATCGAGGACGGCCGGACCGTCGAGCTGGTCTCGATCGGCGTCGTCGACGAGCACGGCCGCGAGTTCTACGCGGTCTCCACCGAGTTCGACGCGTCCCGGGCGGTGCCCTGGGTTCGCCGTCACGTGCTGGACAAGCTGCCCTCCCCGGCCGACCGGTCCTGGCGGTCGCGGGAGCGCATCCGCGACGAGTTGTACGAGTTCCTCGTCGCCCCGGTCCGGGACCGCCCCGGCGAGGAACTGGAGCTGTGGGCCTGGTACGCCGCGTACGACCATGTGGCGTTGGCGCAGCTGTGGGGTGCCATGCCGGCGCTGCCCCGGGAGATCCCCCGCTACACCAAGGACCTGCGGCAGCTCTGGGACGACCGGGGCCGGCCCCGGTTGCCGAACGCCGCGGCGGCCCGGCACGACGCGCTGGTCGACGCCCGGCACAACCTGGCCCGATGGCGGGCGATGACGAGCGCTTAG
- a CDS encoding 6-phosphofructokinase has product MRIGVLTGGGDCPGLNAVIRAVVRKGVASYGHEFVGFRDGWKGPLEGLSRPLGIAEVRGILPRGGTILGSSRTNPFKIDNGVERIKDNLAAQGVDALIAIGGEDTLGVATKLHELGVNVVGVPKTIDNDLGATDYTFGFDTAVNIAMEAIDRLHTTAESHHRTLVVEVMGRHAGWIALHAGLAGGANVILLPERNFDVEQVAGYVEKRFQHQYAPIVVVAEGAQPLEGQMVLQNQELDAFGHVRLGGIGQWLAEQLEAKTGKEARTVVLGHIQRGGTPTAFDRVLATRLGLQAIDAAHEGDWGKMVAMQSTNIVRVPLADATAELKTVPLERYAEAEVFFGS; this is encoded by the coding sequence ATGCGTATCGGCGTGCTCACCGGCGGCGGCGACTGCCCCGGTCTCAACGCGGTCATCCGGGCGGTGGTCCGTAAGGGCGTCGCCAGCTACGGCCATGAGTTCGTGGGTTTCCGGGACGGTTGGAAGGGCCCGCTGGAGGGGTTGTCCCGCCCGCTGGGCATCGCGGAGGTCCGCGGGATCCTGCCCCGGGGTGGCACGATCCTCGGCTCGTCGCGGACCAACCCGTTCAAGATCGATAACGGCGTCGAGCGGATCAAGGACAACCTGGCCGCGCAGGGCGTCGACGCCCTCATCGCCATCGGCGGTGAGGACACTCTCGGCGTCGCCACCAAGCTGCACGAGCTGGGCGTCAACGTCGTCGGCGTGCCGAAGACCATCGACAACGACCTCGGCGCCACCGACTACACGTTCGGCTTCGACACCGCGGTCAACATCGCCATGGAGGCGATCGACCGGCTGCACACCACCGCCGAGAGCCACCACCGCACCCTGGTGGTCGAGGTGATGGGCCGGCACGCCGGCTGGATCGCCCTGCACGCCGGCCTGGCGGGTGGCGCCAACGTGATCCTGCTGCCCGAGCGGAACTTCGACGTCGAGCAGGTCGCCGGCTACGTCGAGAAGCGCTTCCAGCACCAGTACGCCCCGATCGTCGTGGTCGCCGAGGGCGCCCAGCCGCTGGAGGGCCAGATGGTCCTGCAGAACCAGGAACTGGACGCGTTCGGTCACGTCCGGCTCGGCGGCATCGGCCAGTGGCTGGCCGAGCAGCTGGAGGCCAAGACCGGCAAGGAGGCCCGCACGGTCGTGCTCGGGCACATCCAGCGCGGCGGCACCCCGACCGCGTTCGACCGGGTGCTCGCCACCCGGCTCGGCCTGCAGGCGATCGACGCCGCGCACGAGGGCGACTGGGGCAAGATGGTCGCGATGCAGAGCACCAACATCGTCCGCGTCCCGCTCGCCGACGCGACCGCCGAGCTGAAGACCGTTCCGCTGGAGCGGTACGCCGAGGCCGAGGTCTTCTTCGGCAGCTGA
- the proC gene encoding pyrroline-5-carboxylate reductase, giving the protein MPAGVHTVAVIGAGKIGELMLSGLLRSGWPVDRLLATARRPARAEELAARYGVRVVDNLTAVDEAEVLAVSVKPQDAAALLDEIGPKVPADKLVISLCAGLPSTFFSRRLPQGTPVVRVMTNTPALVDQAMTAISAGAHATGEHLALAEEMFKPLGATIRVPETQQDAVTALSGSGPAYFYLLVEAMTDAGILLGLPRQVAHDLIVQTAIGSAVMLRDSGEHPVKLREAVTSPAGTTISAIRELENHGVRAALLAALEAARDRARELAAQAE; this is encoded by the coding sequence ATGCCAGCCGGAGTGCACACCGTCGCGGTCATCGGGGCGGGCAAGATCGGCGAGCTGATGCTCTCCGGCCTGCTGCGTTCGGGCTGGCCGGTGGACCGGCTGCTGGCCACCGCCCGCCGCCCGGCCCGCGCCGAGGAACTGGCCGCCCGCTACGGCGTACGGGTGGTGGACAATCTCACCGCGGTCGACGAGGCCGAGGTGCTGGCCGTCTCGGTCAAGCCGCAGGACGCCGCCGCGCTGCTCGACGAGATCGGGCCCAAGGTGCCCGCCGACAAGTTGGTGATCTCGCTCTGCGCCGGCCTGCCGAGCACCTTCTTCAGCCGCCGGCTGCCGCAGGGCACCCCGGTGGTGCGGGTGATGACCAACACGCCGGCCCTGGTGGACCAGGCGATGACCGCCATCTCCGCCGGCGCGCACGCCACCGGCGAGCACCTGGCGCTGGCCGAGGAGATGTTCAAGCCGCTGGGCGCCACCATCCGGGTGCCCGAGACCCAGCAGGACGCGGTGACCGCCCTCTCCGGCTCCGGCCCGGCGTACTTCTACCTCCTGGTGGAGGCGATGACCGACGCCGGCATTCTGCTCGGCCTGCCCCGGCAGGTGGCGCACGACCTGATCGTGCAGACCGCGATCGGGTCGGCGGTGATGCTGCGCGACTCCGGCGAGCACCCGGTGAAGCTGCGCGAGGCGGTCACCTCGCCCGCCGGTACCACCATCTCCGCCATCCGCGAGCTGGAGAACCACGGCGTACGCGCGGCGCTGCTGGCCGCCCTGGAGGCGGCCCGGGACCGGGCCCGCGAGCTGGCGGCCCAGGCCGAGTGA
- a CDS encoding DUF2203 domain-containing protein, giving the protein MFTLAQARHLVATLHPRIDELIRVRADLAELQADLAAHGLSALGGRPEVKAFEARLYAVLDDIQQHGIEVKGVAPVLLDFPGEREGRQVRWCWLEGDTDVRWYHRADCGFAGRRPL; this is encoded by the coding sequence GTGTTCACTCTCGCCCAGGCCCGGCACCTGGTGGCCACCCTGCATCCGCGGATCGACGAGCTGATCCGGGTCCGCGCCGACCTGGCCGAGTTGCAGGCCGACCTGGCCGCCCACGGGCTCAGCGCACTCGGCGGCCGACCGGAGGTCAAGGCGTTCGAGGCCCGGCTGTACGCGGTCCTCGACGACATCCAGCAGCACGGCATCGAGGTCAAGGGCGTGGCACCCGTGCTGCTCGACTTCCCGGGCGAGCGCGAGGGCCGGCAGGTGCGCTGGTGCTGGCTGGAGGGGGACACCGACGTGCGCTGGTATCACCGCGCCGACTGCGGCTTCGCCGGCCGCCGCCCGCTCTGA
- a CDS encoding GNAT family protein — translation MFAVRLIDDVELRPLNPWHAGEFLANLDRAREHIAPWVSPSFVATDLAGARRVLQRYADRWACDDGGIWGIWSGGTLVGGVLLVSLNAATGVCEAGCWLEPAAEGRGLVTRAVSRLVDWALVERGLHRVEWRTNAGNARSIAVARRLGMRRDGVLREVLPGPQGRIDLEVWSVLAPEWQARRSAADGRTSRGGAEAR, via the coding sequence ATGTTCGCCGTTCGGTTGATCGACGATGTCGAACTGCGCCCGCTGAACCCCTGGCACGCCGGGGAGTTCCTGGCCAACCTGGACCGGGCGCGGGAGCACATCGCGCCGTGGGTGTCGCCGTCCTTCGTGGCGACCGACCTTGCCGGGGCGCGGCGGGTGCTCCAGCGCTACGCCGACCGCTGGGCCTGCGACGACGGTGGGATCTGGGGCATCTGGTCCGGCGGCACGCTGGTCGGTGGGGTGCTGCTGGTGTCGCTCAACGCCGCGACCGGGGTGTGCGAGGCGGGCTGCTGGCTGGAGCCGGCCGCCGAGGGGCGTGGACTCGTCACCCGCGCGGTCAGCCGGCTCGTCGACTGGGCGCTGGTCGAGCGCGGCCTGCACCGGGTCGAGTGGCGCACCAACGCCGGCAACGCGCGCAGTATCGCGGTGGCCCGTCGGCTCGGCATGCGCCGCGACGGCGTACTCCGTGAGGTGCTGCCCGGCCCGCAGGGCCGCATCGATCTGGAGGTCTGGTCGGTGCTGGCCCCCGAGTGGCAGGCCCGGCGCTCCGCTGCCGACGGGCGGACCTCCCGGGGCGGCGCGGAGGCGCGCTGA